Genomic window (Drosophila willistoni isolate 14030-0811.24 chromosome 2L unlocalized genomic scaffold, UCI_dwil_1.1 Seg196, whole genome shotgun sequence):
TGTTCAACCATTTTTCTAGTAGCTTCGTCAAAATACCAAACACAAATGTTTATTATTGATTATTATAAACCATTAAAGTCACGCCAATAGacaataaattcaattttattaccgcttaaatgaatttaacaacaaaataatgcAAAGTGATCAAATGTGCAAAAGATCAAAGTGTTTCGGCACACTTTTGAGTTTGCCGTTTCTTGCGACCCTTTTACAAATTGCCCAAATTCTTTGGTGTAGCCATAAATCAACATTGAACATATTTCACTCAATTGGCCATTGCCAACGATCGCCCAATTGAAAAAGAGAGACTCAACAACACGCAACTATTCAATTTCAGCGCAtgtttcctctttttttttttgtttttatggcaAAGCACCATTAAATTAGTTGAGAAAACGATCGAATTTTAAGTAAAAGCCAGCCGACGAAATTGCACATTTTACAAGTTTAAAGACTCGTAAAAAAGAGAGCTAGGCTAGATCGTAGGAGATCCTCCTTCTACACACAGAGAGCCGATGGCTCTTTGGTCGAGTCAAAAGTTGCTTTTGCTTAATTTATTTCTAAAACAACTCTATCGCGATCACCTGGCGACGACGAACGAGGAACGGTCggtcggttggttggttggttggtccCCACCATAAAACCAACGATTTATGGTCCAAGTCTGCAACAATTTGACAAGCAAATTGCTATAATTTCTTCAACTTTGCAAAAGGAGATCTCCTCAAAGACTCCCAAAGAGTGGGATCTGCAGATGGAAGAGCAAAATTTTTTCGCGCTTTTATCTgtgtaaaatttatgtaaacGATAAAATCTCAATGACTACTGGAGTGGTGGATGCTGTGTGGATGGAGTAACttcgggtttttttttgcccccAAGCCAAAGAAGGAGGTACTGAGTACTGAGTGGCTGAAAGGATCACAATCATCCGTTAAATTGCTATAATTTCCACTTGGTTTACGACCTGAGCATAGAGAATCTCGATCGATAGAATTGGCCCCACACAAAGCTCTGCTAACCAAGTGTAGACagttttttgaaatatttcacaactcgtaaaaaaaaatttcttatcAACTAGAAAGTTGTACTTGCCCCATTGATTCAATTAGACCACAAAAGTGAATTGCACATATTAAAAGCCAAATGGATTTTGCAATTAAATCAAGTTTTTAGCCAATCTGTGTGTGGTCTTGATTTTCAGTTATTCCTTATGACACAAAATTACCTCAAAGATCAAGAAAATTGCTCATAAACAGAGAAAAATGAAGACCCAAAGCACTTTGAAACCCTCAGCTCTTGGTCCAGTGAGTGAGCTCATAAATCGTCTTGGCAATCatcattaaaaattcaaaaaaatacaCCAAAAATGTGCACATAAAATCTacaaaccaaatatataaacatatatacatatatatacataaatgatATTCTTCAATGGAATTGTGAGCGaccgtaaaaaaaaaatctttttggaccaaagtcataaaaattaaaaagaaaatcagaATTATGTTCCTTTTTGtgctttatttttcttttgtttctctctttcttatttgtttaaaataaatattacacACTTTGTTGACGAAGCTTTTACGATCCGATGAATTATcaagaaagaagaaaatatgGAAAACTTCTTGCCATTTTATGGGAATTCACACTAATTGTTGGTGTGTGCAATTGGGGTTTGGGATTAGGCAGTGAATTGTGGGAGGAGTTGGGAGGTGGACACAAATTTTGATGGCACTTAGAAAGCTGTTAATCCTAATTTTATGTTTTACGTTTTGGCTTTGGACTTTCGGGGCAATTTAATGGCTCAGTTCTTTTTTGgctcataataataataataatactgtTCCGGCTCCTGATGATTACTTCCTTGTCCCATGTTGAGACATAAATTTTGTgttcgacaaaaaaaaatgttaaagagGCGAagtaagagaaagagagagggagagagagaccaCTCGAGGAGCATTGAAACAGCTTAGTTAGTTTAATTAAGATTACATtaatgttaaatttaaatgccGCCTAGAGAATTTATGGTCAACATTTTGATTAGATGATGTAAGTGGCCCCTAATGTCTATAGTTCTTTTCTAACTTTGAAGGGGAGTCTTAAGGATATTCGGCAAAGTCAGTAGAAGGACTTCTTGTATGTAAATTAACTATTTTGAAAGCGTTATTTGACAAAAATATGTTGAACTTTTCttagttttattatttctGAACAAGTTGTGCTTCTTGGTCAATTTCCTTTAGTCCTTTGTCAGTCTTAATGTGTTGGTAGAGCGACagtattatataaaaaatgtaaattctGAGAGCAAGATAAGGAATAGAGCTGACTGCGGGCTGAATTTGTCCTGAAGAAAGTTGTTCATACCGCAAAAGTATGACCCATACCAAGGAAGCTGCTTGCCATATTAGCCACGGCAACAAATATCCATGACGGTTCTGTGTAAAAAATTATCAAGCAATTAGCaacatattatatatatgtataaggtCTATACTTGTACCTTATTGACACCAATTATAAGGAAAATCGAGTTAATTAAATGTACAGAAATTATAGCCATATATATGCATCCAGTCAGAGCATCTAAAAAATAGTCACATaacataacacacacacacagaactGAAATTGCTAATGCTTTGCATTACCTAGCACATTAGTCTTAATTGACACCATTCTGGTACCACCCATAAGCcaaaatacacatatatagaGAACGAGTGATAGAATAAATTCAGACCAGCCAATGAATTTTCCCGCCGTATGGAGACGCAAGCAGCACACACCTTTCAACATTTTGAAAAGTTTAGATGATTCaactaaaattttgttttcagaCCGAttcgatatatgtataacttGAATTGAATGTAGTTTGGCCGATCGCACTCAAACGAATGAGAACTCGTGCGATGAAACCATGGATTCAATCTATATAGGGTCGCTGGATGGTTATCTTTTATTGACATTTTGTTTACAATATTTACGGAAAGCAACGCAAAGTCTTGTGGCTCTGAATAACGCTCTAAAAATGCTTTctgaaaatgtgaaaaaattatgttattaGGATCTCTATTAGGCGATTTTGAGGACATTAGTTAtcagttaacattttttttttatgcatacATTACATATTCCACCTTTGCctctaaacatttttattattggAAATTCTTAATCCTTTTTGTAAGACTTTaccaaaattaaatcaaatttaactTCCCTAGTTTATCGTTATTAAATAGCGTAGGTAATACCAACTGGATTCATCAAATTTTAGTAACCATAAAGCTAATATGCGAACAAAATGCATACCATAACGATCAcaggatatacatatacaacattaattattttaaatttaaagctaAAAAGCTTTCACTGCCTCAGATTCGAATATcaaaagggtataaaaagagtcTTGATTGTTTTGAGATAAGTTTCAAATGTTGTTATCTTATCTGAAAGAAATTCAACACTGATAAAATAAAGATAGCTTACCGAGAAATATTACAGATaccaatgtgtgtgtgtatatatacatacatagataggATGTAGCAAATCTGAAGATAATCAATACAAATAACTCTTATCAATTAGTGCCATTTATTGGCACCACCTCACAGTAAACCATTCACAGAAATATTGACCCATTgggtaaatatataaaaaaaaaatgtacatataacAAATTAAGTAAGTGTAAATTCAAAACCACAAAGTCAAATAAATTATTACTAAATGCAGAAAATCTTGAAATTCTGGTTGTTTAAGTTTGGGTGatatcaaaaaatatcaaaagtaagaaagaaaatattcaggggtaaatatttacttacgttactcgggcccaaaacgcgcttaaactacataaatttggcatcaaacaaaagagaaaaattccacgagcacgacctcaggtgcgccttggcgatttattatgtagtttttttgtaattaacaaaagaaaaatcatgtttttagcgggattatagctaaaagtagctttttccggctaaaagaagctatcaaattttgagatagcgttgccagatgccaaatgTCGGATGCTCGAATACGCgcgctttttgaaacttttgtttgcactattctcaacaatcgaaaatattattatttcttgattttagagaacaaaatacaaatatatatcagaatacaatattcggctgccagagcagcggaatattccttaattttataatttcgagtaaaatatttagctgccagggcggtcaaacaacgcgccaaataaaaatagcatttgccaacactgaagATTTCAGCTAGATAGCTTTAGgcgattttttcacttttcaacactgaaatctcatATTTACCAGAAAAATTCCAAATGATATCCGTCTATCGATACCTATCGGAGCTTAGCGCGCTTCCATCACTATTCAAATTTGGTACATGTTAGGCGTTTTGCAACACTTTCTTAAGTTGCAACGCCAAAGACTTAAATGATTTCCAACACCGTTCATTCACATTGGAAATTAGTAAATATCGCGATTCGCGACGAACTCGGAACAATTAATTCTCGAAAACTGTGAAATCATGGAAACTGCCAATCAGCAGCATTCCAATTACGTTTTGCATATTTCAAGTGTAAGTTACAAGTTCAAAGTCTTCCAATGTAGAGAGTATATCAATTTGATACGTTCCTTTTAGCTGAGTATATTCAATTGTCTGGGCTGTGAAAAGGTTGAACTAAAATTCTCCGAATCGAACGTACAGTTTGTGCTCTATAAACTGGCTGAAAATGTTCACGACACTCAAGCGCCAACTGCCAACATGGCCATGACTCCAGTAGTGTATGCCTTGAAACTGTTGTGCACCACAAATTATGCCACTGCGGAAAGCTTGGAAACTATTCCGCAATTACAGATCGGTCAGGGTCGGGTAGAGATGACATTCGAAATGGCGAGAAATGCCCCAGAAACCGAGGAGGTTACCTCCGATGAGGAATTGGATATGGAGCCCAGCACCTCGAGGCAAGCAATCGCTAAGGAATTGGAACGAGTTAAGCGTAAGCAGAATCGTCGGGGTCGACGAATTATACGGCGCAGTAAGCCATCCCGGAAAATCAATGTAGTGCGTCGCTTTGAAATGGTATTCGACCTGGAATGGGTGACCTATCAGGTCAACGAAGGAAGTTTGCGGCAAATGAGTGTTCAAGATTTCCACAAGCAGTTCTTTATGCCCACACAGCATTCCATGGATCATCTGATCAATTTACAGCGAACATTTGCTGGGAATTTCCTCCAACTAATCAATGCCGACATGGATGCCTATCAGGAATTCAAGTGAGAGAAAACGACCCTCTAAATTTTCATTACATTATAATTATAGGAGAAACATTCATTCCTTAGAACCAATGCGAATCCTTTTGATAAATTCATTGACATCTTTCTACGTTCCCAGGAGGGACACGATGAAGTGTTGCATAAACTGACCACGAATTGTCTCTCTGTCATTGAGTCATCCCGTCTCGTTGAAAGGCATTTCGTTCTAAAGGTTTTCAGTGAAGTCCATCGCATTTTTGAGTACATCACGGCGGAAGAGTACACGGTGATGTTTTATGTACCCCGCTTGGAAGGTTATCAGCCGCTAAGTCTAGTGGTGAGTTGGCTAGAATAGTTTCGCTCAATGTATTCTCTACCCAATCTTTGCCAGAGTGTCGAGGACTTTGATCTGTCCAATGTACGCACCTACATTAAAGTGAGCCATGCGGACGATGTCATTATGTGGAATCAAGCTGATCATAATATAATGGATATATTGTTGATCTCTTTTCAATTGGCCTTGGCAAGTATTGCCAATCAATCAATATTGTTTCTAGGACAATTGGATAAGGTATTAACTCTGATCTTTGATCAACTACAACTGCAAATATCTCTGATTCAAATCTCTCGCTCTGTGTCTTTCAGTTGAATCAATTTGTTTGCCATCAATATGCCACAGCATTCTTTATGAACACTCTGTTTGGCAATGATGATCCGTATGGTCCGGTACGGTCTATAAAGCCCTctctatatttatttttgattgaTCCTAACTACATATATTCTAGAAATGGGTTTGCACACGTTATTTGCAACGCATTATGGAACTGGGCGAATCCATGGGCATTATTATCTATCTGGAATACCCCAGTGGGCTGACTCTATTACCCGATAATCATAGTGTGATCAAATGTAAACAATATCGCAATGAGACAAGCAACCAATTTGTTTGGCAAATATTCGAAGATGTTGTTAAGGACGAGAATCAATATCTGCTACAATTTATTGGAATTTTTGACTGAAAAGAGCttgatttatttttcacttaTACAACTCTTTCAATGACAATTTCAAATAATTATAACAGCCAAATGGATGAGTTACTTTTAAcatctattttcatttaaaggcATCAATTTTTCATAGTTTGCTCAGAAGAAAAAAGCAGAAGACATAAATAATTCGAAACTCAAAATAAATCGAATAAATATGGAAGAACATTGAGAAAGTTATTAACTAAGCTATAAAGAAAATACcatgaaattaaataataatatttttatgattttcttAACATTTTACAACACTTTAGTCTAAGATTTGATATTGTTTATTCAATAAGTGGACAATATCAAATGCGACATTTTTTGAAATACTCACAATCACAAATCTTTGAAAAACTTTGCATTTCTaaatagacatacatatatgtatattggctaTATTAATCCCTATAAAACAGACTATCGAATATATGTTAATAAAAAGTGAAGTTAATCTTaagcaacaaacaaattttatctttattaaATTCTTCTAAGACAAGAAAATTCCACAAATTTTTGGGCTttacatttaatttgaaaCTAAATTATATatctacaatattttttgtcttCTATTTCTATCTGAATCTGTATGTCTTAAATGAAATCCCGTATTCGAATAGCTCGAATTAACTCGAGTGCCATAATACATATCAAAACGTGCATTCAGTTGGACACCGAATtagtattttatatattcatactcacttattttattttataggTGTCATGAATTTGAATAGTTTTACTGGAATCAGTTGTATGGAAGATCAAGATCATGTAAGAATATTAAGAACTTGGAATGATAGCTCAACTTAATGTAACGCTTTTAATTTAGTTAAGCTCCCATCATAAATATTATGTTACTCATTTCAAACTGAAAGTAAGAGATCTATTTCTACGATTCAACTCCACTCAAATTTTTGTCTATTTATTCCTTCTTTTGTTTAAGCCAATACTAAAACTCTTCCAAATTCTCTGCCATGGCTGGCATCTCCAATTACGAACGTTTTTATTGTCGTtccagttttttgtttttgtttttcttgttgttgggtGAAGCTTACACCTGTGCCTAATGCCTAGTGTCTGCTTCCTGGTCGTGGTCGTGGTCCTGGTCTGTCTGGTTTTCGTTTTACTCCCAGAAGCGCTCGTAATTCGAAATGTTTACGGtacatttaatttcatttggatTATTACAATATGCTTTAGGTGGAGAGTAGGAATTGAGAATTTTTGGCTGTTGTTTGCTCTTGCCGGAGGCGTTTTGCCCGCCCACTCTCTGCCTTCTCCTCCCTCGCCCACTCTctgaatatatatttgtgtgtcaCTATGCACCATTTGGCAAGCCGAACAATGAGCCATGGAACCCATGAATCCCATGGTCGTTGCCTCGCCGCCTTCTTTCAGGTGTATAACATGGAGGCGACatatttcattgttgttgccaaAGTGTAATTGCGAATTCCAGACAAAtgtgaaatttgaatttacaAGTTTAACTTTTCTTGTGAAATCATTTGCTCACAAGGACGACTCCCGactactgtgtgtgtgttggtgtgtatgtgtgctcCAGTTCCATCTTCAACTACCGAACGGCGACTGCTCCttttgtgtgtgagtttgaGTCAAGTGTGCAATTCTCGACTTAGTTCATTTGTTCCATTTCAACGCTTGCCTTACGTTGTGATGGAAGCGAGAAGAGACCAAGAATGAGgtggagttttttttttgggtggccCCCAAGTAAGAGAAATGTGGTGACTCGTACATCTTTTCCCAGGCCGCATAAACAAATGTACTTGCCTTTTGCTACTCCTGCTCACTCTTTCACTACTTCTCTGCCCTTTGAGTTAGCCTAGCATGTGCCAGCACTTTCAATCTCAACAATCGTCCTCCTCGTCGTAGTCAGGAGCCGCACACACAATGGCAACCGTTGCCATATTTCCGGCTTTTTTCCTACGTCTATTGTTGTTCCCTGGTCTTTGTATGTGCTTAGTTGCTGCTGTAGAGCCTCATGTTATTATAGATACCTTAGTTAGGGTATATACTAGATACTTTGATGAGTTGGAAGTTTTAATGATTTCAAAACTATTTCATTATTGGCTTTCTTAACAAAAGATACAAGACTAGTAGTCCAAAATGAGGGTATAAACAGAAATATCGCTAAGAATCGGCTTTCCTTTACTTACTTGTTGTATCCTAGCCTTCGTATTCTGGGagaactaaatatatataagtttttaACACTTCTTTTTTCCAATATGTATTCACTTTTCTTACTTTCTAGTTCTTAGATTCTTTAGCAAGTATACGAATATTTAGGTGTTATTATAACCGATTGAATTCCTTATCAATCACAGAGTTACAAGTTTATGATAACTTAGAATGAAAAACTTACATAATTTCCTATACGACCTCAAGTGTTGTTAGACTGGTTTTGGTCCAGCACACTTTTTGAGTTGTCTAAATATTTGTGTACTTGTCTagattgcaatttttttttaaacttaatcaaaatcgAATTTCAGCCGACTTGAGGTCAATAAATATTACGAATATATAAGATTTGAAATCGTAGCTATCACATTTTATAATTGCTTTCGTAAGTTTTGAGCTCAAGTCAAGATAAGTCAATTCAtctatctacatacatatatatcgaGTCTTGCGTTTAGAAACCAATCATTTTTATGGAAATATAACATTTGTATTTACAAATCTGGAAAACTTTAAAAGCTCGAAAATATTGATCTACCTATTtaccccccaaaaaaaagggGTCTCTTGTTTATCTATTAGTAGTAGTGactattttttttcaacttttatCTGCCTAATGGAGTTATATTCAcagttttaaatttaaggtCTTTACACATTTCTTTTCTCAGTTCTGATCATAGAAAATAGTGTATTCGCTTGTTTATCTACTTCTTTACTCCATGTTCAATAGTTTCTGGTTTGGCTTTTccatttgttttgtattttctttgttttgttttgttttttcttttgctttttatatgttgtttttttttttttttttgttagccaGTTTGTTCTTTTGGCCTGGCTAGTAAGCTCTCTGCTGCCGTAGGGAGCTTTTGTGTTCGAGCGTCATACCGAAAAAGTTGCATTTCACGTTTTGTTGGATACCATTCTAGAGCTCCAAACTAGGATTCTGGCTCCAGCTCTGGCTTTAGTTCTAGCTTCCAGACTCACTCTGGGAGCTCTTCAATTCGGTTTGCttctttcatattttgttCGTCGTTcttttttctgtgtgtgtgtgtgtgttttctcaATGTTTTTGTGTAATACTTCAGACCAACCcaaaaagccaaagccaaagtgGTGTGTTCCGGTCTGCCGCATAAAACATTGCCACGCCTCCTTCCCTCccaagacacacacacacacacatacatacatagatatagacatatacacacactcacacaaataCAATTAGACTCTTGGTTTGTTGGTTCAACTTGTTTGCTTACATTCAACTTACTTCACTTCTGCTGCGATAGTTTtctttctcctcctcctccgctTAGTCCTCCTTACACCCACCCAACATACAGTCTATTGTCCTGGCCTCGTCCTACCTCGTTCCTGGTTGTAAAGTTTTGTTACCCGAAGTTTTACTCATCGTCATTGTGTTTAGGAAGCGACTTAACTTAATTTTGTGGATTTCCAtgcatttctctctctctctctctctttccttcTGACTAAGATGAAATTTTCTTCTCTGTGTTTGCTCTTTCATTGTTGTATTTTTACTCCTCTTGTTGATGGTTAAGTGaatcatacatatacatacatatataactatAGACATTCGtagttacatatgtacatacatacaatgtACTGGTAATGTAAGCATTATGATTATACTAGCATTCAGTTCTTGGCAATTGTTCATTTGTGGCCATATTTTCAGTGTATAAATCctcaaaacacaaaaaacaaaaagggaaaTGCCTCAATTAGTAGGATTACGATACGGTAATTTAACAGGAAACTTGAATTACTTTTAGGCATTTGAAAAGGCTTATTTCTTGAAAACAATAAGAAATCTGggataaagaaatattttaactttacagccaaaatgcaaaaaaaaataattttattgaaGGAAAATGAATTCCTAAAAGCTAAGTAAGTCTTGTTGTTAGCTATTTTTTTAAAGAGtatttttcatacatatattaatatattttgaaaccaaaaatccttaaatatatgtataaaaatacattttatacTTATGTGTAAGACTTTATTCTGTAAAATATTAGAACAATTTGaatgtcaaaattttttttaatattttatttaaaagttttataaACTTAAGTTATTTAAGTAGATCAGTCAACTTGTACACGGccaaactaaatttaaaaatattttgaagtttgatttcattttcaattgtaAGTATAAATCATGCTTAACACTTTCGGGGCAAGTTACAAGTTACCATAAAATGTTACCCTGCTCTGAAAGATCGCAGAACTGTAAACATTGTCAATCGTTAACCCTTGCAGgatcaaattaaaattgagAAACTGAAAAGCTATCCTTGATTCGCTCTCCACAGAGTGTTACCCAATGTCAATACTTGCCCTGAAaggttaaacaaaaaatataagtgtTTCAGGAGTTTGGATCAgcatatattataatataaagCTGATAAGTTATATGAGGAACAATCAAAAATTAATCTGTAATAGATTTTCGcttaaacaataatttttaaatagattaaatacatatatacatacatataggggaaataaatcataaatcattataatatttcttaataaataaatctaaAAATCACTTTCAAATGCAGTTTCACCTTATGTGTAAAATAGTATAATTAAGAAAGCAAAGACTTAACAAAAACTCGTAAATGAAAATAAGTTTGACTCGACAGGTGATTTGTATGTTTGCCCACACAGCACAGGAGATTACAATTTGAAAGGAATCTTTCATTCAACTAGCCTTTCAATGCTCTCGTTTAAAAGGTATCCGAAATCTAAATCATACCTTGCTGTTAGTTTTTCTGTATCATTGTAGATGAATGGTAATTCGGACATTTATTGATTACAGATAAATTTCAGCAAAGAAGCTTTGTGTGGTTGGTCAAATTCCAAAATTCTAATTCTGATTTATCCTCTTCCTAGATTCAGAGACGACTTTGAAGACAGTCACAATAGTAAAAAGTTGAGAGATTGATCAAATTAAATGCCTTAAACTGCCTTTATCTCTCCTACTAACTAATTTTCGAAACACTTGGACGAACCTGTATTAAGGCAAATGTAGTTAAATATACAAATCGTCTAAGACTTGTTGAATTAAACTGAGTGTTGCTTacattgaaatgaaaatgattaaACAAGAGAAAATCATGTTGAAATAGAAAATGTTGTGGCCTCCAGAGGACCCTGCCCAAAAGGAGTCAATGCAAGAGGATGGAAGGATGTTGACGGGGGGAGGGAGGAAGCTGCTTAGGAATGTTGGCCAAAAACATCAAAGTCAACATGAATTTAAACTTGTCGTTTGTTGCATTTGTCAAATGCaggcaaaaataaaacctttgactaaatttgttgttgatgttagTTGGTTATTGACAGCCACACaggggcacacacacacacaggggcacacacacacacacacagaggcacACACATAGTGTAAAGTTTGTGCCTTGTTTTAGGAAATTTTGCAGTCTGTCTTTCTGATTGTTGAAACTGTGccaactatttttttttctctttttctttgtttgtttgttagcCTGACAACTTCAtcatgaacaacaacaacgacaacaacaataagaacaaAGTTCATTCCTTTGCCTCATTcgcaaaagaacaaaaaacatgTTGAAAAACTGTCGTTGGCCAAATGTTTTGTCATGATTCTCTTTTATGAAGTCCAAGTATTCTTTCCAGTAACTTGGCCCACTTTATTGAACCTGGAAtcgaggagagagagagagagtgaaaaaaTAGAGAGATAGTCTAGGTGACATAGATGAATAGGAAATGGACCACTTACCATTCTGATCTAATGGTATGCTTTTGAATTTTTCAGCTTTTGAGTAAttaaaattatgaatttataCAGGACAACCTgttcaatatatatgtacacgtGCCTATATCTACATTGTTGGCCATTAATTTGGAGTGTATTTCAGTTTGTCGTTTCCTCGTAGCCTCCTCCACCTCGTCCTGCTTACTTCACAAAATTGTACACATGTTTGGTCTTGTAAAAATGTCATGTTAATTTGTGGATTGTGCGCCCCAAATGGAGCATGGACATGAAGCTGAGACATggacacacagagagagagagaactgGAACATGCAAATAAATGTCTCCACCGACCCATCCACCCACGCACGCATCCCAAAATTGGCCTCGGCATGAACTTTTTTGGGTTGTTCTGCCCCCCATAGCCACCACCCTGCTGTCCGCCATCCTAAAAAGATTTATGAGTGAATCTGATAAGTGCTGC
Coding sequences:
- the LOC6639720 gene encoding protein ORD is translated as METANQQHSNYVLHISSLSIFNCLGCEKVELKFSESNVQFVLYKLAENVHDTQAPTANMAMTPVVYALKLLCTTNYATAESLETIPQLQIGQGRVEMTFEMARNAPETEEVTSDEELDMEPSTSRQAIAKELERVKRKQNRRGRRIIRRSKPSRKINVVRRFEMVFDLEWVTYQVNEGSLRQMSVQDFHKQFFMPTQHSMDHLINLQRTFAGNFLQLINADMDAYQEFKTNANPFDKFIDIFLRSQEGHDEVLHKLTTNCLSVIESSRLVERHFVLKVFSEVHRIFEYITAEEYTVMFYVPRLEGYQPLSLVSVEDFDLSNVRTYIKVSHADDVIMWNQADHNIMDILLISFQLALASIANQSILFLGQLDKLNQFVCHQYATAFFMNTLFGNDDPYGPKWVCTRYLQRIMELGESMGIIIYLEYPSGLTLLPDNHSVIKCKQYRNETSNQFVWQIFEDVVKDENQYLLQFIGIFD